In Amphiprion ocellaris isolate individual 3 ecotype Okinawa chromosome 3, ASM2253959v1, whole genome shotgun sequence, one genomic interval encodes:
- the si:dkeyp-59c12.1 gene encoding ras-related and estrogen-regulated growth inhibitor-like protein, which yields MEANIVVLGTESVGKSALTVRLLTRRFIGEYGDIESIYSHSFIADGREITLNIWDSPYSEDSSVETSLFQKKVRWADSFILVYSICDRASFNSISRFIQTIKSTKDYLGADKPPIVIVGNKRDLHHRRTVLSEEGRLLALNTDCHFYEVSAAENYHSVLMVFHGLVDRMKDAKLTTKRPLGFKGIVKSMSAVFARRRTDSF from the exons ATGGAAGCCAACATTGTTGTTCTGGGGACCGAGAGCGTCGGGAAATCAG CTCTGACTGTGCGTCTCTTAACTCGGAGATTCATTGGGGAGTATGGAGATATTG aATCCATCTACAGTCACAGTTTTATAGCAGATGGGAGGGAGATCACTCTGAATATCTGGGATTCACCCTATTCTGAG GACTCGTCCGTGGAAACGTCCCTCTTCCAGAAGAAGGTCCGGTGGGCAGACAGCTTCATTCTGGTCTACAGCATCTGTGACAGGGCCAGTTTCAACAGCATCAGCAGGTTCATCCAGACCATCAAGTCCACCAAAGACTACCTCGGGGCTGATAAGCCGCCCATAGTGATCGTGGGCAACAAACGGGACCTGCACCACCGGCGGACGGTGCTGAGCGAGGAGGGCCGGCTGCTGGCTCTCAACACAGACTGCCACTTCTACGAGGTGTCAGCAGCTGAGAACTACCACAGCGTGCTCATGGTGTTTCACGGCCTGGTGGACAGGATGAAGGACGCCAAGCTGACCACCAAGAGGCCTCTGGGGTTCAAGGGCATCGTGAAAAGCATGTCTGCAGTGTTCGCCAGGAGACGGACAGACTCGTTTTAA